From Atribacterota bacterium, one genomic window encodes:
- the secA gene encoding preprotein translocase subunit SecA — MFGLVKEVFQRWSQDRLIKELEQKFVEPINALEKDISRLSDGELRGKTQEFKVRLSQGESLDDILPEAFAVVREAARRTIGMRHFDVQIIGAVVLHQGKIAEMQTGEGKTLVATMPAYLNALTGKGVHIVTVNDYLAKRDRYWMGPVYEFLGLSVGLIQHESNPAERQVAYGCDVTYGTNVEFGFDYLRDNMVWRKEDVVQRKLHYAIVDEVDSILIDEARTPLIISGPSEEDTEIYYKVDRAVRKLAYQEDFDYEEKTRSIWLTEGGVAKVEKLLHVDNLYGDSGKGTLEHLVRQALRAHHLYKRDVDYVVKDGQVIIVDEFTGRLMHGRRYSEGLHQAIEAKEGLQVASENQTLASITYQNYFRMYEKLCGMTGTAKTEEDEFIYTYGMPVVVIPTNKPLRRTVLPDVIYRTAKEKFEAAAQEIERLHKMGRPILVGTVSIEKSEQLSALLWKRKIPHQVLNAKHHEKEAEIIAQAGKKGAVTISTNMAGRGTDILLGGNPDFMAKQELRRLGFDEETIRRIAQYIPAEEPEAQKAREKYQELYWKFKEETDREAEEVKALGGLHVMGTERHESRRIDNQLRGRAGRQGDPGSSQFFLSLEDDLLRLFGGERISNLMSRLGIEEGVPIEHPLVNRAIESAQKKVEGYHFGIRKTLLQYDDVMNKQREVIYSQRRRILFEDNLDSLVMDMLEGVIADVVAIYADEKTYPEEWDWESLNRRLQDLFGMRLEIPQERIPEMTPEKLKGTLLTATTERYRKREADLGKEVFQNLARYVILRVVDHHWKEHLYNMDHLREGIGLRAVGQKDPFVEYQMEAFAMFQDMVANIREDALRYLLQVQVVREKGQREHRDRSESTAPSAQIVKHKEEKEKSRKKVGRNDPCPCGSGKKYKYCCGKN; from the coding sequence ATGTTTGGTTTGGTGAAAGAAGTGTTTCAGCGCTGGTCACAAGACCGGCTGATAAAAGAGTTAGAGCAGAAATTTGTGGAACCCATTAATGCCCTGGAAAAGGATATCAGCCGACTCAGCGATGGAGAGCTTCGCGGAAAAACCCAGGAGTTTAAAGTGCGGTTGAGCCAGGGGGAGAGTCTTGACGATATCCTGCCGGAAGCTTTTGCGGTGGTGCGGGAAGCGGCGCGGAGAACCATTGGGATGCGCCATTTTGATGTCCAGATTATCGGGGCGGTGGTGCTCCATCAGGGAAAGATTGCCGAGATGCAGACTGGTGAGGGGAAGACCCTGGTGGCCACCATGCCGGCGTACCTCAATGCGTTGACCGGAAAGGGAGTGCACATTGTTACCGTCAACGATTACCTGGCTAAACGTGACCGGTACTGGATGGGACCGGTGTATGAGTTTTTGGGTTTATCGGTGGGACTGATTCAGCATGAGTCTAATCCTGCAGAACGGCAGGTTGCCTACGGGTGTGATGTCACCTACGGGACCAATGTGGAGTTTGGCTTTGACTATCTACGGGATAACATGGTGTGGCGTAAAGAGGATGTGGTACAGCGTAAACTTCACTACGCCATTGTGGACGAGGTGGACAGTATCCTGATTGACGAAGCCCGTACCCCGCTTATCATCTCTGGTCCATCAGAAGAAGACACCGAGATTTACTATAAAGTGGATCGGGCAGTACGGAAACTGGCTTATCAAGAGGACTTCGATTACGAAGAGAAAACCCGCTCCATATGGTTGACTGAAGGAGGGGTGGCTAAAGTCGAGAAGCTCCTCCATGTTGATAACCTCTATGGGGATTCCGGGAAGGGAACGTTAGAGCATTTGGTCCGTCAGGCCTTGAGAGCCCACCATCTGTATAAAAGAGATGTGGACTACGTGGTGAAGGACGGACAGGTTATCATCGTTGATGAATTCACGGGCCGGTTGATGCACGGGAGGCGGTACAGTGAGGGTCTGCATCAGGCCATTGAGGCTAAGGAAGGGTTACAGGTGGCCAGCGAAAATCAGACTCTGGCTTCCATCACCTACCAAAACTATTTCCGAATGTACGAAAAACTGTGTGGGATGACGGGCACGGCCAAAACCGAAGAGGATGAGTTCATCTATACCTATGGGATGCCGGTAGTGGTGATTCCTACCAATAAACCTTTACGGCGCACGGTGCTTCCTGATGTGATTTATCGCACAGCCAAAGAAAAGTTTGAAGCGGCGGCGCAGGAGATTGAAAGGCTCCATAAGATGGGTAGACCAATTCTGGTGGGTACGGTTTCCATTGAGAAGTCAGAGCAGTTGAGTGCGCTTTTGTGGAAGAGAAAAATTCCCCATCAGGTCCTCAACGCCAAACACCATGAGAAGGAAGCGGAAATCATCGCCCAGGCGGGGAAGAAAGGAGCGGTCACCATATCCACCAACATGGCTGGTCGGGGAACCGACATCCTTCTCGGGGGGAATCCCGATTTTATGGCCAAGCAGGAGTTGCGCCGTCTGGGGTTTGACGAGGAAACCATCCGGCGGATTGCCCAGTACATCCCTGCAGAGGAACCGGAAGCGCAGAAAGCCAGAGAAAAATACCAGGAACTCTACTGGAAATTCAAAGAGGAAACTGACCGGGAAGCGGAGGAAGTGAAAGCGCTGGGCGGGCTCCATGTGATGGGAACCGAACGGCATGAAAGCCGTCGAATTGATAACCAGTTGCGGGGACGAGCCGGAAGACAGGGTGACCCGGGTTCGTCACAGTTTTTCCTTTCTCTGGAAGATGACCTGTTGCGGCTTTTTGGAGGAGAACGGATTTCCAACCTCATGAGCCGTCTGGGAATCGAAGAGGGAGTTCCCATTGAGCATCCGCTCGTTAACCGGGCTATTGAATCGGCGCAGAAGAAAGTGGAAGGGTACCATTTTGGCATCCGCAAGACCCTCCTCCAGTACGACGATGTGATGAATAAGCAACGGGAAGTGATTTACAGCCAGAGACGGCGGATTCTTTTCGAAGATAACCTCGATTCCTTGGTGATGGATATGCTTGAGGGAGTGATTGCCGATGTGGTGGCCATTTATGCGGATGAGAAAACCTATCCGGAAGAATGGGATTGGGAGAGCTTGAACCGAAGGCTCCAGGACCTTTTCGGAATGCGCCTGGAGATACCGCAGGAAAGGATTCCGGAAATGACTCCGGAAAAGTTGAAAGGAACCCTCCTTACGGCTACGACCGAACGCTATCGGAAGCGGGAGGCGGACCTGGGAAAAGAAGTTTTTCAGAACCTGGCACGCTATGTGATTTTGCGGGTGGTGGACCACCACTGGAAGGAACACCTTTACAACATGGACCACCTACGGGAGGGGATTGGTCTACGGGCGGTGGGGCAAAAGGATCCCTTTGTGGAGTACCAGATGGAAGCCTTTGCCATGTTTCAAGATATGGTGGCCAACATTCGGGAAGATGCCCTGCGGTACCTTTTACAGGTTCAGGTGGTACGGGAAAAAGGGCAAAGAGAGCATCGAGACCGTTCCGAAAGCACCGCTCCCAGTGCCCAGATTGTGAAGCACAAGGAAGAAAAAGAGAAGTCCAGAAAAAAGGTAGGGCGGAACGATCCCTGTCCCTGTGGGAGCGGAAAGAAGTATAAATACTGCTGTGGGAAGAACTGA
- a CDS encoding DUF4097 family beta strand repeat-containing protein — MSWRWFVGVLFPILVLVSLTPAWAYEETTMRNFLVGEGVRVVVSNIQGKVVMEGHGEKVVNMTATKSVEGVSEEKAQELLSRVEVKTEVEENAIRITTDLSGTFLSTFLTWQTPRVDYFLALPYTAQVYVETVSGEIQATNLRGETEIKTVSGRITTQGLAGKVNLETVSGVVNVGRLLGDMAVRTISGPVEVDIPLSHDFLEISLSSVSGNVTVFVHEKEEMKLIVETVSGRFVSEVPLEIHEGGSFGRRTFQGQTSAEPRKTIVVKTISGNVSLKKLKRETI; from the coding sequence ATGAGTTGGCGATGGTTTGTCGGTGTCCTTTTTCCCATTCTGGTCCTTGTTTCTCTTACCCCAGCTTGGGCCTACGAAGAAACTACCATGCGGAATTTCCTGGTCGGAGAAGGAGTGCGGGTAGTGGTATCGAACATCCAGGGCAAGGTGGTGATGGAAGGACATGGAGAAAAGGTGGTCAACATGACGGCCACAAAATCTGTAGAAGGGGTTTCGGAAGAAAAGGCTCAAGAACTGCTTTCCCGGGTTGAGGTCAAAACCGAGGTGGAGGAAAACGCCATCCGGATCACCACCGACCTTTCAGGCACGTTTTTGAGCACCTTTCTTACCTGGCAAACCCCAAGAGTGGACTACTTCCTTGCGTTACCTTATACGGCTCAGGTGTATGTTGAAACGGTCAGTGGGGAGATACAGGCTACCAATCTCCGGGGTGAAACCGAGATCAAAACTGTAAGCGGCCGAATCACCACGCAGGGTCTCGCCGGGAAGGTGAACCTGGAAACGGTGAGTGGTGTAGTCAACGTGGGGCGGCTCCTGGGAGATATGGCGGTGCGCACCATAAGTGGTCCTGTAGAAGTTGATATTCCTTTGAGTCACGATTTTCTGGAAATTTCCCTTTCTTCGGTAAGCGGGAATGTCACCGTGTTTGTCCACGAAAAAGAAGAAATGAAACTCATCGTGGAGACGGTTTCCGGTCGCTTTGTTTCCGAAGTCCCCCTGGAGATTCATGAAGGGGGATCTTTTGGGCGACGAACCTTTCAGGGTCAAACCAGTGCTGAACCACGAAAAACCATTGTTGTCAAGACCATTTCCGGGAATGTGTCGCTGAAAAAATTAAAGAGGGAAACCATATGA
- a CDS encoding symporter small accessory protein yields MFGLHDPWIVLSYVFCIGSTVLCVLYGAINWNRGGLEVKEEKIIQWEKEEEELEE; encoded by the coding sequence TTGTTTGGCTTGCATGACCCATGGATTGTTCTCTCGTATGTCTTCTGTATTGGAAGCACTGTACTCTGTGTTCTGTATGGAGCAATCAACTGGAACAGGGGTGGCCTTGAGGTGAAGGAAGAAAAAATCATCCAGTGGGAAAAAGAAGAGGAAGAACTGGAAGAATAA